One part of the Prunus persica cultivar Lovell chromosome G5, Prunus_persica_NCBIv2, whole genome shotgun sequence genome encodes these proteins:
- the LOC18776878 gene encoding elicitor-responsive protein 3 → MPRGTLEVNLVNAKGLKNTEIFGKMDPYVVITCKKQQKKSTVATAMGSNPEWNESFVFGISDDVNELHVMIMDKDSGSKDDFVGELTIPLKTLFVEEKLPPMKYNVLRNKKYHGEIKLGLTFTPAVHNDRDLDFVGGWKESSSSYG, encoded by the exons ATGCCTCGCGGAACTCTTGAAGTTAACCTTGTCAATGCCAAGGGTCTTAAAAACACAGAGATTTTTG GCAAAATGGACCCTTATGTCGTCATCACCTGTAAAAAACAGCAGAAAAAGAGCACGGTGGCAACAG CAATGGGGTCCAATCCAGAATGGAATGAGAGCTTTGTGTTCGGCATCTCTGATGATGTCAATGAACTTCATGTGATGATAATGGACAAGGACAGCGGGAGCAAGGATGACTTTGTGGGAGAATTAAC TATTCCACTGAAAACTCTCTTTGTGGAAGAGAAGCTACCACCAATGAAGTACAATGTCCTAAGGAACAAAAAGTACCATGGGGAGATTAAACTTGGCCTCACCTTCACTCCTGcg GTACACAATGATCGGGACTTGGACTTCGTAGGCGGATGGAAGGAGTCCTCCAGCAGCTATGGTTGA